In Silene latifolia isolate original U9 population chromosome 3, ASM4854445v1, whole genome shotgun sequence, a single window of DNA contains:
- the LOC141647526 gene encoding 2-Cys peroxiredoxin BAS1, chloroplastic: MACSAAATSSAIVSPVIFPKSSSSHRILSASSSSSIAPHSKTLIPNLRTSFVPRFSPRSSSSSISSPSSRRSFVVRAGELPLVGNAAPDFTAEAVFDQEFINVKLSDYKGKKYVILFFYPLDFTFVCPTEITAFSDRYSEFEKLNTEVLGVSVDSVFSHLAWVQTDRKSGGLGDLNYPLVSDVTKSISKAYNVLIPDQGIALRGLFIIDKEGVIQHSTINNLGIGRSVDETLRTLQALQYVQDNPDEVCPAGWKPGEKSMKPDPKLSKEYFAAI; this comes from the exons ATGGCGTGCTCAGCTGCTGCGACGTCGTCGGCCATCGTCTCACCAGTCATTTTCCCCAAATCATCTTCTTCTCACCGCATTCTCtctgcttcttcttcttcttcaattgCTCCACAttctaaaaccctaattcctaatctCCGCACTTCCTTCGTCCCTCGTTTCTCTCctcgctcttcttcttcttctatctCTTCTCCTTCCTCTCGTCGCTCCTTCGTTGTTCGCGCT GGTGAACTCCCCTTAGTTGGAAATGCTGCACCAGACTTCACCGCTGAGGCTGTTTTTGACCAAGAGTTCATAAAT GTAAAACTTTCTGATTACAAAGGGAAGAAATATGTCATATTGTTTTTCTATCCTCTGGATTTCACGTTTGTTTGCCCTACTG AGATCACTGCTTTCAGTGACCGCTATTCTGAATTTGAGAAGTTGAACACAGAAGTATTGGGTGTTTCGGTGGACAGTGTT TTCTCTCATCTTGCATGGGTCCAAACGGATAGGAAGTCTGGCGGTTTGGGTGATTTGAACTATCCTTTAGTTTCTGATGTTACTAAATCTATCTCAAAGGCTTACAATGTTCTGATCCCAGATCAG GGAATTGCGTTGAGAGGATTGTTCATCATTGACAAGGAAGGAGTCATCCAACACTCAACCATTAACAACCTTGGCATTGGCCGTAGTGTCGACGAGACTCTACGAACACTTCAG GCCCTGCAGTATGTGCAGGACAACCCAGACGAGGTGTGTCCCGCAGGGTGGAAGCCCGGGGAGAAGTCAATGAAACCCGACCCTAAGCTTAGCAAGGAGTACTTTGCCGCTATCTAA